The following is a genomic window from Verrucomicrobiia bacterium.
CGTCCGGTGTGAGCCCAATTGTGCCGATGATGGCCTGGGTGAAGAAATTCCCCGAGAAGAAGTAGTCGGAAAAATAGAGCGTCGTGTCATCGCCGTTGAGGCGGGGATACCCGACGCCCACAGCGCTGTTCACGGTGAAGAGCGCGCCGCTCGAACCGCTCTGCGCATTGAGGCCGTAGATGGTGGAGCTGCGGGCGAAGGGGTTCTGAGCCTCGAACACCAGCCGGTGATTGTGGATCCGGGCGACCGAGGGATTGCCAATGTTGACTCCCGGGATGGGCCGCACGACCACAAACGCGCCGCCTGAGTTCCGGTCAATCACATAGATGCTCCAGTTGTCGAAGTTCGTGCCGTCGCTGAACCGCAGCCGGTTCAACGCATCGTAATAGAGCAGGCCGCCGTCCAGGGAGAAGTCCAGCGTGTCGCCATGAAGCACCGTGGCGAGGGAACCGCCGTCCATCGTGGGCGCCAGCAGGTCATAGGTCTCCACCTGCTGCGTGGCGAGGTGGACCACATTGATCTGGTTTCTCGGCTGCCCGAAGCCATCCCGCAGGATGATGGCCGCAAACTGTCCGTCGGGCGAAAGGCCGACGGACCAGACCTGCCCGGTGAACCCGAGGCTCTGGCCCTGGCCCGTCCGGGTGTCCACGAGCGCCATGTCGTTGTTGGCCGTCACGACCATCACCTGGGAGCCGTCCGCGACGACCACTGGACGTTTCCGCGGGGCCATCGCCACCTGCGAGAGCGTGACCCCGGCGGCCGGATCCCCCAGGGCGGCCTCCCGTCGGGCCAGGAAGGTCAGTCCGCTCAACGCATCCACGTACGTAAAGATCAGCGAGTCCGGTCCTGGAATCCCAAGGATCGGGGTCGGCCCCTGCGGCGGGGCCTGATCGAAGATCTCCACCGCATTGAACGCCTCGCCCGTGCGGATCGCTTCCGGGGAGCCGGGCCCAAAAATCTCCACTGCCGACTGCACGCAGGCCAGCCTGCAGTCAATGAACTGGGACTGCTGGGTCAGCTTCGTCGTCAACGCCCGGTAGAAGATCCGCTCCGCGCTGGCCAGCCCGATCGCTCCGGGGAGCCCCTCGACCAGCTGGTAGAAGGCGTGGTTGATGATGCTGCTGTTGAAGTGCACGCCGCCGTTGTCGCGACCGGTGAAGGTGTCAAGGATCGGATCATTGACCGTGATGAACTGGCTCATCCGCGCCGGAAACGGACGTCCCGGACGGACATCGAAGGCATTCGGGTTCTTCAGGTCGCGGGTTTGTTTCGTCAAACCGGAGCCAAACCGCCAGTCGGCTTGGCCGAGGAAAAAGGCCTCGGTCGCCTCGCCGAAGATGTCCGAGAACGCCTCGTTCATCGCGCCCGACTGGTTGCGGTAGACCAGGTTGGCGGTCCGCTCGGTCACCCCATGGGTCAGCTCGTGCGCCACAAAATCGAGGGACTGCGGGTACGTGTCCACGCTGCCCAGAAGGATGACGCCCTGGTTCCAAAATCCGTTGTCCACCGGCACGTTCACCACGCAGATGATCGTCCCGCCCTGGTTGTCGAACGAATTTCGCCGATGGCGCTGGAAGAAGTAGTCGTAGCTGGCGGCAAGGTGGACCGATGCGCTGATGCCCATGGCCGGAAATCCGCTGGTGAGGCTTGCGGACGAGATCACTTCCGGGGCGTAGGCCGCCGGGTTGACGCCCGGGTCCACGCCCTTCGCGTCGAGGACAAGGATGCCGCCCGCCGTGTTTCCCGGGCTGGGTGGCGTGCCCGAGACCGCGGAGAACATCGGCTTGCTCGTGTCCACCATGTAGTGACGTCCGTTTGCCGACCACAGGTTTACCGGACGGGTCTGACCGCGAAGATCCGTGCCGCTGCCGACGGCGGCGGCGGAGCAGACCTGGTTGATCGAATCCACGATCGCGCCCGAGGCCGCATCCACCAACACGAGCCAGTGGTCCAGGGGCGAGGTGTGAAGTTCCACCCGGTAAGCCAGCCGCGTCTCCCCGTCCACCGGCGCATAAACGATCAGTTCCTGACGTTCGACGGGCGCGAACGGGTTCACCCCGATGCGCCGGCGGGCAAGCTCCGCGGCTTCCGCGGACGCCAGCCGTGGGACCACTTCCAATCCAGCCGGCGTGGGCACGTACGCCCCGGTCACCAGGTGCGTATGTCCCGCGCGATCCATGTGCACCGTCAGCCCCGCCGGCCACACCGGCAGCCCCTCGTAGCGTTGCTCGTAGCGCACCTGCGTGTGGCCGAGTTCATCCCGCGTCTCGCGGGTCTTGCGCAGCTCCTCCTCGGGATTCTGGAGGAGCAGCAGCTCCCGGTTCCGACGGAGAAATCTCAACGCCGTGGTCTCCTCGAGGGTCCGGTCGGGCTCGGCAACCTCCGCCGGCCGCTCCAGCGAAAGTCCCTCCAGGTAGCGGACGGTGTTGTTGTCCGGATTGCCCCGCACCTCCAGGTGCTTCCCGCTGCGCCAGCGCAGATCCGACAACACGGCCAGCTGCGCATCGCTGAACCGCGCCGGTGGCGGCACCAGTGCGGGCCTTGGATGTCCGTTCGTCGGTACGGGTGGCAGGGACGGGGCCGGACCGGTGCCCCCCTGCCCCAGACCCGCCATTGCCGTCCGGATTCGCCGGGCGAGGACCACGGCATCGGGATCGGGTGTGGTCCATGCCGCCGGGCCGTTGGCACCACTCAACGGCGTCGCGTGGATCAACGGCGCCGGCGAGGCGAGCACCGCCTTGTTCGCGGCAGGCGGCATCGCGCCCGGCAGCCCGCCGGCATCCGGCCCGAGCTGCGACGCGTGCCAGAGGGTGCCGAGGAAACCAGCGAGCACGCACACCGCAACCCAGGCGCGCTGCCGCGGGGGAAACCAACCAGGAGATCGTGTCATGTCAGGTGGCAATGGCAGGAATCCATCGGACTTCGGCCTCACGGATCCCGCGACCCCCCGGTGGGACGGGTGAACACATCAGGACGAACAGGCCCTCAAAAGAATGTCCACGAACTGCGACAAAACAAGGCATCAAGCGGCTTGCTGAACGCCATTGCGGGGCGTACACCCGCATCGTGACTCCGGAGAAACGGTTTGGCCCCCACGGTGTCCACGCCGCCCCATCCCGGTGCGGCGCCTTCACGCTGATTGAACTGCTGGTGGTGGTCGCCATCATCGCCATCCTTGCCGGAATGCTCCTGCCCGGACTCGCCCGGGCCAGGGAACGATCCAAACGCATCGCCTGCCTCTCCAACCTCAAGGGGCAGGCCCTGTCGTTCACGATGTACGCCGACGATTTCCGCGGCATCTACCCCACTGCCGACCAGGAGACGGCGTGGAGGCTCGATGCGCTCTACGTCATGAGCAGCAATCAAGCCGCGGCCCTGATGAGCTACGGGCTGAACGGCGGACGGATGCGAACTTCAGAGTCGGACTTCAGCACGGACAT
Proteins encoded in this region:
- a CDS encoding M4 family metallopeptidase, with product MTRSPGWFPPRQRAWVAVCVLAGFLGTLWHASQLGPDAGGLPGAMPPAANKAVLASPAPLIHATPLSGANGPAAWTTPDPDAVVLARRIRTAMAGLGQGGTGPAPSLPPVPTNGHPRPALVPPPARFSDAQLAVLSDLRWRSGKHLEVRGNPDNNTVRYLEGLSLERPAEVAEPDRTLEETTALRFLRRNRELLLLQNPEEELRKTRETRDELGHTQVRYEQRYEGLPVWPAGLTVHMDRAGHTHLVTGAYVPTPAGLEVVPRLASAEAAELARRRIGVNPFAPVERQELIVYAPVDGETRLAYRVELHTSPLDHWLVLVDAASGAIVDSINQVCSAAAVGSGTDLRGQTRPVNLWSANGRHYMVDTSKPMFSAVSGTPPSPGNTAGGILVLDAKGVDPGVNPAAYAPEVISSASLTSGFPAMGISASVHLAASYDYFFQRHRRNSFDNQGGTIICVVNVPVDNGFWNQGVILLGSVDTYPQSLDFVAHELTHGVTERTANLVYRNQSGAMNEAFSDIFGEATEAFFLGQADWRFGSGLTKQTRDLKNPNAFDVRPGRPFPARMSQFITVNDPILDTFTGRDNGGVHFNSSIINHAFYQLVEGLPGAIGLASAERIFYRALTTKLTQQSQFIDCRLACVQSAVEIFGPGSPEAIRTGEAFNAVEIFDQAPPQGPTPILGIPGPDSLIFTYVDALSGLTFLARREAALGDPAAGVTLSQVAMAPRKRPVVVADGSQVMVVTANNDMALVDTRTGQGQSLGFTGQVWSVGLSPDGQFAAIILRDGFGQPRNQINVVHLATQQVETYDLLAPTMDGGSLATVLHGDTLDFSLDGGLLYYDALNRLRFSDGTNFDNWSIYVIDRNSGGAFVVVRPIPGVNIGNPSVARIHNHRLVFEAQNPFARSSTIYGLNAQSGSSGALFTVNSAVGVGYPRLNGDDTTLYFSDYFFSGNFFTQAIIGTIGLTPDGLSFSGGASPTLSGNAAGPLIGAVYRRGTFSGLPVVSVVATTPTAAEGVPAVGTFTLTRTGSTMAALPVQFVLTGTAINGTDYFATALGATIAAGSATTTVSILPLNDDLVEGDETVILTLTPASHYTVGEPAAATVTILDNDSPANAFEAWTLANNVVGAGGNEDGDDYSNLMEFALGTDPRATDPPGLIRGELLAAGPQQFLVLIVSRRTNNAAVTYTAEVADAPAGPWNSGPPHTTVVEDTRTRLVVRDNSALTTKTNRFMRLKVSVP
- a CDS encoding type II secretion system protein; this translates as MAGIHRTSASRIPRPPGGTGEHIRTNRPSKECPRTATKQGIKRLAERHCGAYTRIVTPEKRFGPHGVHAAPSRCGAFTLIELLVVVAIIAILAGMLLPGLARARERSKRIACLSNLKGQALSFTMYADDFRGIYPTADQETAWRLDALYVMSSNQAAALMSYGLNGGRMRTSESDFSTD